Proteins encoded together in one Bacteroides zoogleoformans window:
- a CDS encoding DUF1896 domain-containing protein, with amino-acid sequence MATTKKELSYFRLKLEAYLGEHFPERVNDNAFVTARADEALTAYCDAVAQGFSYPEAEVMASEVLYHDLHFSKYDTLVSVLEQEYEKELPSPLPERLALILLNNKAIQAVFTKYELTDDFAAGTEYDKLYTELTGTIVLLIEVNGLPTIGGENMT; translated from the coding sequence ATGGCAACAACAAAGAAAGAGCTTTCTTACTTCCGTCTGAAGCTGGAGGCGTATCTCGGAGAGCATTTTCCAGAGAGAGTGAATGACAATGCGTTTGTAACTGCTCGCGCAGACGAGGCATTGACGGCTTACTGCGATGCCGTGGCGCAAGGTTTCTCCTACCCCGAAGCAGAGGTGATGGCAAGCGAAGTGCTGTACCACGACTTGCACTTCTCAAAGTATGACACCCTTGTCTCCGTGCTGGAGCAGGAGTATGAAAAGGAGCTGCCAAGCCCGCTTCCCGAAAGGTTAGCACTAATTTTGCTGAACAACAAGGCTATTCAAGCGGTATTTACCAAGTACGAACTCACGGACGACTTTGCGGCAGGTACAGAATACGACAAACTGTACACCGAACTGACCGGTACCATCGTGCTGCTCATCGAGGTCAATGGTCTGCCAACGATAGGCGGTGAGAACATGACTTGA
- a CDS encoding DUF6261 family protein, with protein MEKVRIINLQKLNNAEYAYFAQQVSNLIHEGTVEKLHVGAATLTAFDADLKLLTDIVAQSRISDETAEIAVIDKQTDDLITYIFSAIRSARQSPVAAQKAAATTLYNATKTYAGIQRMAQRQEVQQARGLLTDLAKPDLKAHVQTLALQPAVDQLSATITRYASLLESRAVSQLAANLGAAKPVREKMNAEYDEMTTVAFAFSIAAPAAELATFITKLNKLIDDTNTAYNQSRAQMQTSKGTASGGKKPEEVKRVESLIAAYEQDAHFTPGVMKFTGLAAGTGSERAYKMVTDDVDNPFWVCIVDGKLVDVEFKIQPGEPGGLPIEKLK; from the coding sequence ATGGAGAAGGTTCGCATTATCAATCTACAGAAGTTGAATAACGCTGAATATGCCTATTTCGCTCAGCAAGTGAGTAACCTCATTCACGAGGGCACTGTCGAGAAACTGCACGTGGGTGCCGCCACACTTACTGCTTTCGATGCCGATCTGAAATTGCTGACCGACATCGTGGCGCAGAGCCGCATTTCGGACGAGACAGCCGAGATTGCGGTGATAGACAAGCAGACCGACGACCTGATAACCTACATCTTCTCGGCCATCCGCAGCGCGAGGCAGAGCCCCGTTGCCGCGCAGAAGGCTGCTGCCACCACGCTCTATAATGCCACTAAGACATACGCCGGCATCCAGCGAATGGCGCAGCGGCAGGAGGTGCAACAGGCACGCGGTCTGCTCACCGACCTTGCCAAGCCCGACCTCAAGGCGCACGTTCAGACGCTTGCCCTCCAGCCCGCAGTTGACCAGCTCTCCGCCACCATCACGCGCTACGCCTCGCTGCTAGAAAGCCGCGCCGTATCGCAGCTTGCTGCCAACCTTGGTGCCGCCAAGCCTGTACGTGAAAAAATGAACGCCGAGTACGACGAGATGACCACCGTGGCCTTTGCTTTCAGCATCGCCGCACCGGCAGCCGAACTCGCCACGTTTATCACGAAGCTCAACAAGCTCATCGACGACACCAACACCGCCTACAATCAGAGCCGTGCGCAGATGCAGACCTCTAAGGGTACGGCATCGGGCGGAAAGAAGCCCGAGGAGGTGAAGCGCGTGGAGTCGCTTATCGCCGCCTATGAGCAGGATGCCCACTTCACGCCGGGCGTGATGAAGTTCACAGGCCTTGCTGCGGGCACCGGCTCGGAACGCGCCTATAAGATGGTGACCGACGACGTGGACAATCCCTTCTGGGTGTGCATCGTGGACGGCAAACTCGTGGACGTGGAGTTTAAGATTCAGCCCGGAGAGCCGGGTGGGCTGCCTATCGAGAAGCTGAAGTAA
- a CDS encoding PcfJ domain-containing protein, translating into MKPRNKFQKQVAELATQLPTITDKQEQWAYTHLFEHIAKRNTKGEHTCLECGHQWTDTRHKGKTTICPHCGTKLTIHTERQRVFKDIAYYCVLTTFKGYQVIRYFYMEVYRKQGQPIRRFCSEVVERWIAPDGKSAVLARLRPMSCWYDTWQFGSDLEIRPDKPLYDILPHGIYPRYGVMKDIKRNGFKGAFHDLTPFELFHSILTDNKAETLLKSGQFSLLRHFIRDRYAKIDKYWASIRICLRNGYQVEDGNLWCDMIDTLATLDKDTRSPKYVCPNDLRAAHDHYQAKRRAMKERENIIKKRKEAMEAEQAYKQLKAKFFGIEFTDGIIRIHVLESVQEHLEEGTAMHHCVYDAHYYSKPQSLIFSATKDGERIETIEVSLETMKVVQSRGVCNKNTEYHEQILALMQKNMRMIAQRATA; encoded by the coding sequence ATGAAACCAAGAAATAAATTTCAGAAGCAAGTGGCGGAGTTGGCAACCCAACTCCCCACCATTACCGATAAGCAAGAGCAATGGGCATACACGCATCTTTTTGAGCATATTGCCAAGCGCAACACGAAAGGCGAACACACTTGTTTGGAGTGTGGACACCAATGGACGGACACACGGCATAAAGGCAAGACCACCATTTGCCCCCATTGCGGAACGAAACTCACCATACATACAGAACGGCAGAGGGTATTTAAGGATATTGCATACTATTGCGTACTCACCACCTTCAAAGGCTACCAAGTGATACGTTACTTCTATATGGAGGTGTACCGCAAGCAAGGACAACCGATAAGACGATTTTGTTCGGAGGTGGTTGAGCGTTGGATTGCTCCCGACGGCAAAAGCGCAGTGTTGGCACGACTTCGCCCGATGAGTTGTTGGTATGATACGTGGCAGTTTGGCAGTGATTTGGAAATCCGCCCCGACAAGCCTTTGTACGACATACTTCCACACGGCATTTACCCACGTTATGGAGTGATGAAGGACATCAAGCGCAACGGATTTAAGGGAGCGTTCCACGACCTTACCCCCTTTGAGTTGTTCCATTCCATTCTTACGGATAACAAGGCGGAAACCTTATTGAAGTCTGGACAATTCTCCCTACTTCGCCACTTTATTAGGGACAGATATGCCAAGATTGACAAGTATTGGGCATCTATCCGCATTTGTTTGCGCAACGGCTACCAAGTAGAGGACGGCAATTTGTGGTGTGATATGATTGATACACTTGCGACACTCGACAAGGACACACGTAGTCCAAAGTATGTTTGCCCCAACGACCTAAGAGCAGCGCACGACCATTACCAAGCCAAGCGCAGAGCAATGAAAGAACGTGAGAATATTATCAAGAAGCGCAAGGAAGCGATGGAAGCCGAACAAGCATACAAGCAACTCAAAGCAAAATTCTTTGGCATAGAGTTTACTGACGGCATTATCCGCATCCACGTTTTGGAGAGTGTGCAGGAGCATTTAGAGGAAGGCACGGCAATGCACCATTGCGTATATGACGCACACTATTACAGCAAACCGCAGTCGCTTATCTTCTCTGCCACAAAGGACGGAGAGCGCATCGAGACCATCGAGGTATCATTGGAAACGATGAAAGTGGTGCAAAGTCGTGGCGTGTGCAACAAGAACACCGAGTACCACGAGCAGATACTCGCCTTGATGCAGAAGAATATGAGAATGATAGCGCAGAGAGCAACCGCATAA
- a CDS encoding class I SAM-dependent methyltransferase — MKADYNFIESNKSSWNQRTQEHYDSDFYDVKGFVEGKSSLNPIELGLLGNIRGKKILHLQCHFGLDSISLSRMGGEVTGIDLSDEAIRKARQLAKDSGTDTRFVCCNIFDLPDYLDETFDIVFTSYGVINWFPNLDEWGRIVSRYLKPDGKFVMVEFHPVLWMFDTKFERVESAYSREEPYISTSQTYTNASEAGKEYVEVTWNHGLSKVLQGLLHANLRIVDFQEYDYSPFNLFGNMEEDRGMYHLKDRKGMIPILFSVVAER, encoded by the coding sequence ATGAAAGCGGACTATAATTTCATAGAAAGCAATAAAAGTAGTTGGAATCAAAGGACCCAAGAACACTATGATTCCGATTTTTATGATGTCAAGGGCTTTGTGGAGGGAAAGTCGTCACTAAATCCTATCGAGTTGGGGCTGCTTGGTAATATCAGGGGGAAGAAGATTTTGCACTTGCAATGCCACTTCGGATTGGATTCGATTTCTCTGTCGCGCATGGGTGGTGAAGTGACGGGTATTGATTTATCTGATGAAGCGATAAGAAAGGCACGCCAACTTGCCAAAGACTCCGGGACAGACACAAGGTTTGTCTGTTGCAATATCTTTGATTTACCGGACTATTTAGACGAAACTTTTGATATTGTTTTCACAAGTTATGGCGTTATCAATTGGTTTCCCAATCTTGATGAATGGGGAAGAATCGTAAGTCGTTATCTCAAGCCTGACGGGAAATTTGTAATGGTGGAATTTCATCCTGTCTTGTGGATGTTTGATACAAAGTTTGAGAGAGTAGAATCTGCTTATTCAAGGGAAGAGCCTTATATAAGTACGTCGCAAACATATACAAACGCTTCAGAGGCTGGTAAGGAATATGTGGAGGTAACTTGGAATCATGGGTTGTCTAAGGTACTTCAAGGATTATTGCATGCTAATCTGCGAATAGTTGATTTTCAAGAGTACGATTACTCGCCCTTTAACTTGTTTGGAAATATGGAGGAAGATAGGGGGATGTATCATCTGAAAGACAGAAAAGGAATGATACCTATACTTTTTTCAGTCGTTGCAGAGCGGTGA
- a CDS encoding site-specific integrase codes for MKSIFRTSFYLRSNYLNKEGKASVMMRIHLNGERMALGTTGVSVDPEMWDSTLGKVRGRTKEALATNAQLTSISTDLQMIFQRLEFSEELSLERIKSEYLGKREDMETVLSLFTKYNNDMYAQIGCGVTKANYRKFDICKRHFAKFIQEKYSRTDLNIIELTPIVIHDFDVYLKTVVGQSFNTAIKTLKTFKTVIIFGRKAGVFNHDPFLNIHFKTKRVDRGFLTDEEVDTIMHKEFATQRLVNVRDIFLFSCFTGLAYVDVANLTPDNIITMDGKQWIVTARQKTDTLSHILLLDIPKMIIKKYEGKAKNGRLIPILSNQRMNSYLKEIADVCGINKNLTFHMARHTFATMMLTKGVPVESVSKMLGHTSITTTQLYARITNKKIENDMLAVSKKLDKFDFASAPPAKATKRRYTKKSDTPIIITNH; via the coding sequence ATGAAGAGTATTTTCAGAACAAGCTTCTATCTGCGAAGCAATTATTTGAACAAAGAAGGAAAAGCATCGGTTATGATGCGTATCCATCTTAATGGAGAAAGAATGGCACTCGGCACAACAGGCGTTAGTGTTGATCCCGAAATGTGGGATAGCACACTGGGTAAAGTACGGGGACGAACCAAGGAGGCTTTGGCTACCAACGCACAACTGACGAGCATCAGCACAGACCTTCAGATGATATTCCAACGATTGGAGTTCTCAGAAGAACTCAGCCTTGAACGCATCAAATCGGAATATCTTGGTAAACGTGAGGATATGGAGACCGTTCTTTCATTGTTTACCAAATATAATAATGATATGTATGCACAGATTGGCTGTGGAGTTACCAAAGCCAATTATCGCAAGTTTGACATCTGCAAGCGTCACTTCGCCAAGTTCATTCAAGAGAAGTATTCACGCACAGACCTCAATATTATTGAACTAACCCCGATTGTCATTCACGATTTCGATGTCTATCTCAAGACGGTGGTTGGACAGAGCTTTAACACGGCCATCAAGACCTTAAAGACTTTCAAGACGGTTATCATATTTGGTCGAAAGGCTGGAGTGTTTAATCACGACCCATTCCTCAATATCCACTTCAAGACCAAAAGAGTTGATCGTGGCTTTTTGACAGACGAAGAAGTGGATACCATCATGCACAAGGAATTTGCAACGCAGCGATTGGTAAATGTTCGCGACATCTTCTTATTCTCTTGCTTTACAGGACTTGCTTACGTTGATGTAGCCAACCTTACTCCTGACAATATCATAACGATGGACGGCAAGCAGTGGATCGTAACGGCACGTCAGAAAACTGATACGTTAAGCCATATCCTTCTTCTCGATATTCCTAAGATGATTATCAAGAAGTATGAGGGCAAAGCAAAGAATGGTAGATTGATACCCATTCTCAGCAACCAGCGTATGAACTCTTATTTGAAAGAGATAGCCGATGTTTGCGGTATCAACAAGAACCTGACCTTTCACATGGCCCGGCACACCTTTGCCACGATGATGCTCACCAAGGGTGTTCCAGTAGAATCAGTGTCCAAGATGTTAGGACACACAAGCATAACTACAACTCAGCTTTATGCCCGCATAACGAACAAGAAGATTGAGAATGATATGCTTGCCGTATCCAAGAAATTGGATAAGTTCGACTTCGCAAGTGCTCCGCCTGCAAAGGCGACCAAGCGACGTTATACCAAAAAGAGTGATACACCTATTATAATAACAAATCATTAA
- a CDS encoding efflux RND transporter periplasmic adaptor subunit, which produces MTTFIKIVFSEIVLITALSACSSTTDKKTEETAVAVETYLPTASQEDGFFVSGMVSAKQTAMISTRVMGFIDKVYVKQGDAVRQGQLLLVVNGDDLKAKKAQAEAMMAEAEAAAKNANRDYERYKALYDRKSVSQKELENMELNRTSVNAKLQMARQARNEVNAMLAYTDIRAPFSGIITQRMIDEGSTAAPGMPLLSIEQSGEPEIKASVPENYVAYIKVGSSVKVDIKSLGKRLDGKISEISPSSALSGGQYAIKVAIAPEEKENLRSGMYAGIYIPGETGGRGMKSVWIDAASIVRRDQLTGVYVATSDSYALLRWVRLGKEIDGQVEALSGLKAEDRIIRRAEGKLYNGKKISVQK; this is translated from the coding sequence ATGACAACATTTATAAAAATAGTTTTTTCAGAGATTGTGCTTATTACGGCATTATCCGCCTGTTCATCGACAACCGATAAAAAAACGGAAGAAACGGCTGTTGCCGTAGAAACCTATTTACCCACAGCGTCGCAAGAAGACGGCTTCTTTGTGAGCGGAATGGTCTCGGCCAAGCAAACGGCCATGATAAGTACCCGGGTAATGGGGTTTATTGATAAAGTATATGTGAAGCAAGGAGATGCGGTAAGACAAGGGCAGTTGCTGCTTGTGGTCAATGGCGACGACCTGAAAGCAAAGAAAGCGCAGGCTGAGGCTATGATGGCCGAGGCGGAGGCTGCCGCAAAAAACGCGAATCGGGATTATGAACGCTACAAAGCACTGTATGACCGTAAGAGTGTTTCGCAGAAGGAGCTTGAAAACATGGAGCTGAACCGAACCTCTGTCAATGCCAAACTGCAAATGGCGCGTCAGGCGCGCAACGAAGTAAATGCCATGCTGGCCTATACCGATATACGTGCGCCTTTTTCAGGTATAATCACACAACGAATGATTGACGAGGGGAGCACCGCCGCTCCGGGTATGCCCCTGCTGAGCATCGAACAATCGGGCGAACCGGAGATTAAGGCCTCAGTGCCCGAAAACTATGTAGCTTATATAAAAGTGGGCAGCTCCGTTAAAGTGGATATTAAATCGCTTGGCAAACGGCTGGATGGGAAAATTAGCGAAATCAGTCCATCCTCTGCGCTCAGCGGCGGACAGTATGCCATAAAGGTAGCTATTGCTCCCGAAGAGAAAGAAAATCTCCGTTCAGGCATGTATGCCGGTATCTATATCCCCGGAGAGACGGGCGGAAGAGGCATGAAAAGCGTTTGGATAGACGCGGCTTCCATTGTCAGGCGCGACCAGCTGACCGGCGTTTATGTGGCAACCTCGGATAGCTATGCCCTGCTTCGCTGGGTGAGGCTCGGCAAAGAGATTGACGGACAAGTGGAAGCGCTTTCCGGACTGAAGGCGGAAGACAGAATTATCCGTCGTGCCGAAGGCAAGTTATATAATGGAAAGAAAATCAGTGTACAAAAATAA
- a CDS encoding TolC family protein, which translates to MNRRNRLPAVGVCLLLASLPLKAQHDAYLSVDDALEMAVRNNKNIRMAELEHKMANADFHQTDAVFLPQLSVGYQAMVTNNPLNAFGFLLQQERVTAQDFDPAKLNHPGITRNYGASVDVQMPLFNPDMIYARQGAKIQKDVYKHKAQYTVDYVKFEVQKAYTRLQFAYQAYGVLKATLSDVERISRSVQNFHEQGLVQKSDVLNAQVQVNTVESALAKAESSISNASDGLKLLLGMQQTESPHAFLTDSLVLKDESGIIASFSPMRSDVLAMQRAVDASDAMVKSSAMKFVPTINAFGSYQFNDTKFLGFDRNSYLAGVSLSWTVFSGNRNASKLRSDIFRRDKLKLELEEYKDKSRMEVNKTARDLQDLKQEIRKHQVSVEQADEALRIMNNRYKEGLVSTTDLLASQAQLSRQKLSLAQAVMAYNIAHYYQELLTTVQ; encoded by the coding sequence ATGAATCGCAGAAATAGGTTACCGGCAGTGGGCGTATGTCTTTTGCTCGCTTCTCTGCCGCTAAAAGCCCAGCATGACGCTTACCTGTCGGTTGACGATGCTTTGGAGATGGCGGTACGGAACAATAAAAATATCCGGATGGCGGAGTTGGAACATAAAATGGCCAATGCCGATTTTCATCAGACCGATGCCGTTTTCCTGCCTCAACTGTCGGTGGGATACCAAGCGATGGTGACAAATAACCCGTTGAATGCTTTTGGCTTTTTGCTTCAGCAAGAAAGGGTGACGGCACAGGATTTCGATCCGGCAAAGTTGAATCATCCGGGCATTACGCGAAATTATGGTGCAAGCGTCGATGTGCAAATGCCTTTATTCAATCCGGATATGATATATGCCCGTCAGGGAGCGAAAATTCAGAAGGATGTATATAAGCATAAAGCGCAATATACCGTAGATTATGTGAAATTCGAAGTGCAGAAAGCATATACCCGGTTGCAATTTGCTTATCAAGCATATGGGGTGTTGAAAGCGACTTTATCGGACGTGGAGCGGATTTCCCGGTCTGTGCAGAACTTCCATGAGCAAGGGTTGGTTCAGAAGTCTGATGTGCTGAATGCCCAAGTACAGGTGAACACCGTAGAAAGCGCACTTGCCAAAGCTGAAAGCAGTATATCCAATGCCTCTGACGGATTGAAGTTATTGCTCGGCATGCAACAAACGGAGAGTCCCCATGCTTTTCTGACGGATTCGCTGGTATTGAAGGATGAAAGCGGAATTATTGCTTCGTTCTCACCGATGAGGTCGGATGTGCTTGCCATGCAGAGGGCTGTAGATGCCTCCGATGCCATGGTGAAATCATCCGCTATGAAATTTGTTCCTACGATTAATGCTTTCGGTAGTTATCAGTTTAACGATACTAAGTTCTTAGGATTTGATAGAAATTCCTATTTGGCGGGTGTCAGTCTGAGCTGGACCGTCTTTTCGGGAAACAGAAATGCGAGCAAGTTGCGTTCTGATATATTCCGGCGGGATAAGCTGAAACTGGAACTGGAGGAATACAAGGATAAAAGCCGTATGGAAGTGAATAAGACTGCGCGCGATTTGCAAGACTTGAAGCAGGAAATCAGGAAACATCAGGTCAGTGTGGAACAGGCAGACGAGGCTTTGCGTATAATGAATAATCGTTATAAAGAAGGTCTGGTAAGCACAACTGACTTGCTTGCTTCTCAGGCGCAACTTTCGCGGCAGAAGCTTTCGTTGGCTCAGGCTGTGATGGCCTATAACATCGCTCATTATTATCAAGAGTTACTGACAACCGTTCAATAA
- a CDS encoding PcfK-like family protein, whose translation MKGTEHFTRAIAEYLNQRAATDPLFAPNLMKPNKSIEECVIYILNQVQASGCNGFEDDEIYSMAVHYYDEDEIEVGKATTCRVAVNHLVELTEEEKAEARQEAIKQYQREELAKIQSRNARPQKKETAEVAQPSLFDF comes from the coding sequence ATGAAAGGAACAGAACATTTTACGAGAGCAATAGCCGAGTATCTCAATCAGCGTGCAGCGACAGACCCTTTGTTTGCTCCCAACTTGATGAAGCCTAACAAGAGCATCGAGGAGTGTGTAATTTACATCTTGAACCAAGTACAGGCGAGTGGGTGCAATGGCTTTGAGGACGATGAAATCTATTCAATGGCAGTCCACTACTATGACGAGGACGAAATCGAAGTGGGGAAAGCAACCACGTGCAGAGTGGCAGTAAATCATCTTGTAGAACTCACAGAGGAGGAGAAAGCCGAAGCAAGGCAAGAAGCCATCAAGCAGTACCAACGTGAGGAACTCGCCAAGATACAGAGCCGTAACGCAAGACCACAAAAGAAAGAAACGGCAGAGGTTGCACAACCTTCATTGTTTGACTTCTAA
- a CDS encoding antirestriction protein ArdA — protein MERYDLSEARIYVGTYAKYNEGSLRGKWIDLSDCYDQDEFMEVCHELHQDEEEPELMFQDWENIPEAFIDEGHLDSNFFELRDELENLDGMNVSAFWIWVENTGKDLTESVYYLMRQFNSAFVGRYVSKEEFAREKVSMEHELSEFAERYFDYDKYADELFDEGYWFESGYVFRDE, from the coding sequence ATGGAACGATACGATTTAAGCGAAGCACGCATCTATGTAGGCACATATGCCAAGTATAACGAAGGCTCACTAAGAGGTAAGTGGATAGACCTTTCTGATTGTTACGACCAAGACGAGTTTATGGAAGTATGCCACGAACTCCACCAAGACGAGGAAGAACCCGAATTGATGTTCCAAGATTGGGAGAACATTCCCGAAGCATTTATTGACGAGGGGCATTTGGATAGCAACTTCTTTGAACTGAGGGACGAGTTGGAGAATTTGGACGGTATGAATGTGAGTGCCTTTTGGATATGGGTAGAGAATACCGGCAAGGATTTAACCGAATCCGTCTATTACCTAATGAGGCAATTCAATTCCGCTTTTGTAGGCAGATATGTGAGCAAAGAGGAGTTTGCAAGAGAAAAGGTAAGTATGGAGCACGAACTATCCGAATTTGCAGAGCGATACTTTGATTATGACAAGTATGCGGACGAACTCTTTGACGAGGGGTATTGGTTTGAGAGTGGATATGTATTCCGTGACGAGTAA
- a CDS encoding class I SAM-dependent methyltransferase, with protein sequence METKQLTSIPETMLIPLWAKATEYNHPRPILSDPFAAEMIGQVDYDFTKFKGAKMSQVGVCVRAKLIDDETKEFLAQHPDAVVIQLGAGIDARYQRLGKPNVGHWYDLDLPEVIAIRRQLLPETEKNTYLSLSLFDEEWIKTVKKHNAPVLIILEGVLMYFDEEQVKTFFNMVCSQLNNTTILLEILAYMLVKHAKQHDAVSKTEHKAEFRWSILNTADMEQWHPHLHLSKEYYMSDYDQGRYPFLFRMLYKVPSFYRRGNQRVAKFCI encoded by the coding sequence ATGGAAACAAAGCAACTTACAAGTATTCCCGAAACGATGCTGATACCTTTATGGGCTAAAGCAACGGAGTATAACCATCCGAGACCAATCCTATCCGACCCCTTTGCTGCCGAGATGATAGGGCAAGTGGACTATGATTTTACCAAATTTAAGGGTGCAAAGATGTCTCAGGTGGGCGTGTGTGTACGTGCGAAGCTGATAGATGACGAGACAAAAGAATTCTTGGCCCAGCACCCGGATGCCGTAGTGATACAGTTGGGGGCTGGTATTGATGCCCGTTATCAGCGCTTAGGCAAGCCGAATGTCGGTCATTGGTACGATCTTGACCTGCCCGAAGTCATTGCCATCCGCCGTCAACTCCTGCCCGAAACCGAAAAGAACACCTACCTGTCCCTATCGCTTTTTGATGAAGAATGGATTAAAACGGTAAAGAAGCACAATGCTCCTGTGCTCATCATACTTGAAGGTGTGCTGATGTATTTCGATGAAGAGCAGGTAAAAACTTTCTTTAATATGGTGTGTTCGCAACTCAATAACACCACCATCCTTTTGGAAATTCTGGCGTATATGCTCGTAAAACACGCGAAACAACACGATGCCGTAAGTAAGACCGAGCATAAAGCAGAGTTCAGATGGTCGATATTGAATACTGCGGATATGGAACAATGGCACCCGCATTTGCATCTATCAAAGGAGTATTATATGAGCGATTATGATCAAGGACGTTACCCCTTCCTCTTCCGGATGCTCTATAAGGTACCTTCCTTTTACCGTCGCGGTAACCAGCGTGTAGCAAAGTTCTGTATTTAG